The Crocosphaera subtropica ATCC 51142 genome includes a window with the following:
- the sir gene encoding sulfite reductase, ferredoxin dependent — protein sequence MVKTPVSPTRKVSKLENIKERSNFLREPLKTELLEDSTHFSQDAVQILKFHGSYQQDNRDNRVKGQEKDYQMMLRTRNPGGFIPAQLYSTLDRLSDEYGNQTLRVTTRQGFQLHGILKKNLKSAIASIVKSMGSTLGACGDLNRNVMAPAAPYKNRPDYQYAWEYADKIADLLRPQTNAYYEIWLDGEKAISVEEDPEVVAARQRNGNGTIVKDSEEPLYGQHYMPRKFKCSVTVPGDNSIDLYTHDVSLVVITDDNGELLGFNVLTGGGMGRTHNKEETFARLADPLGYVAKEDVFDLMKAILATQRDYGDRIQRRHARMKYLIADWGIDKFRGKVEEYLGKALEPFKPLPEWKYEDYLGWHEQGDGKLFLGLSIENGRVKDEGSFQLKTALKKITDEYALPMRLTANHNLIFYEIDPEHRASIDNILVHCGIVSDPEKIDTLTRYSMACPALPTCGLAITESERALPGILERIRGVLHHVGLGSQTIVIRMTGCPNGCARPYMAELGFVGSAPGMYQIWLGGDPHQTQLAQPYIEKLPEKDIESFLEPLFVYYKEEKIHKESFGQFCQRVGFDALKTFSESYSPKKRRRVRKNQHRVSVPDAMFARLKQASQDENRPMNHIVQQALEAYFAEE from the coding sequence ATGGTCAAAACTCCTGTTTCACCTACCCGCAAAGTTTCCAAACTAGAAAACATTAAAGAACGTAGCAACTTCTTAAGAGAGCCGTTAAAAACCGAATTATTAGAAGATAGTACCCATTTTAGCCAAGATGCGGTTCAAATACTCAAGTTTCATGGATCTTATCAACAAGATAACCGAGATAACCGAGTCAAAGGACAAGAAAAAGATTATCAAATGATGTTGCGGACCCGTAACCCTGGGGGCTTTATTCCCGCGCAACTTTACTCAACCTTGGATCGCCTCAGTGATGAATATGGTAACCAAACCTTACGAGTTACCACCCGACAAGGGTTTCAACTGCATGGCATTTTAAAGAAAAATTTAAAATCAGCGATCGCTTCTATTGTCAAGAGCATGGGATCAACCCTAGGAGCCTGTGGGGATCTTAACCGTAACGTCATGGCACCGGCAGCCCCTTATAAAAATCGCCCTGACTACCAATATGCTTGGGAATACGCTGATAAAATCGCCGATCTCCTACGACCCCAAACCAACGCCTATTACGAAATCTGGTTAGATGGGGAAAAAGCCATTAGCGTCGAAGAAGATCCCGAAGTGGTGGCAGCCCGTCAACGGAACGGCAATGGAACTATCGTCAAAGATAGCGAAGAACCCCTCTATGGGCAACATTATATGCCCCGTAAATTTAAGTGTAGCGTCACTGTACCAGGGGATAACTCCATCGATCTCTACACCCATGATGTGAGTTTAGTAGTCATCACCGATGATAATGGGGAATTACTGGGGTTTAACGTCCTCACCGGCGGTGGAATGGGGCGAACCCACAACAAAGAAGAAACCTTCGCTAGATTAGCCGATCCCCTGGGCTATGTGGCGAAAGAAGATGTGTTTGATTTGATGAAAGCCATCTTAGCCACCCAACGGGACTACGGCGATCGCATTCAACGCCGTCACGCCCGTATGAAGTATCTGATCGCAGATTGGGGGATCGATAAATTTAGAGGGAAGGTAGAAGAGTATTTAGGGAAAGCCCTAGAACCCTTTAAACCCCTTCCAGAGTGGAAATATGAAGATTATCTGGGTTGGCACGAACAGGGAGACGGTAAGCTCTTTTTAGGCCTCTCTATTGAAAATGGCCGAGTCAAAGATGAGGGGAGTTTTCAGTTAAAAACCGCTTTGAAAAAGATTACGGATGAATACGCCCTACCCATGCGTCTGACGGCTAATCATAACCTTATTTTCTATGAGATTGACCCTGAACATAGAGCCAGCATCGACAATATTTTAGTTCACTGTGGCATTGTCAGTGATCCTGAGAAAATTGACACTTTAACCCGTTATTCTATGGCTTGTCCCGCTTTACCCACCTGTGGATTAGCCATCACCGAATCAGAACGGGCTTTACCAGGGATTTTAGAACGGATTCGAGGGGTATTACATCATGTGGGGTTAGGCTCACAAACAATCGTCATCCGAATGACTGGATGTCCTAACGGTTGCGCCCGTCCCTACATGGCCGAATTAGGATTTGTCGGCAGCGCACCCGGAATGTATCAAATTTGGTTAGGGGGCGATCCCCACCAAACCCAACTGGCTCAACCCTACATCGAGAAATTACCAGAAAAAGACATTGAGAGCTTCCTAGAACCCTTGTTTGTTTACTATAAGGAAGAGAAAATCCATAAGGAGAGTTTTGGGCAATTTTGTCAAAGGGTGGGGTTTGATGCTCTGAAAACCTTCTCTGAAAGCTATAGCCCGAAAAAACGTCGCCGTGTACGGAAAAATCAACACCGAGTCAGTGTCCCTGATGCCATGTTTGCCCGTCTCAAACAAGCCTCCCAGGACGAAAACCGACCCATGAATCATATTGTGCAACAAGCATTAGAAGCCTATTTTGCTGAGGAGTAA
- a CDS encoding glycosyltransferase family 2 protein, translating to MVKVSVCIPTYNRSHYLTYAVNSVLNQTYTDFELIICDDGSPDNTSEVVAGFEDRRIHYIRHEKNMGRSRNMRSGFEASKGDYFIKFDDDDALTPEFLEKTVNILDKNPQVDFVCTNHWVIDKDSKRVESATKDNAVRWGKDKLEEGIIHDLDWQTFYYQSLQVGSTLFRFSCLKEVDYMDPKADGCEDFDLLVRLALIGKVSYFLPDYLMEYRFHGGQTSLGQNLHFLQAKLYCIENYNFQNQALEKQRKIKLAQTQQDLGLRLIEQGKTQQGRELLNSSKQVLGVSKRTNLGLLMSYLPLKLRQLILKQFRQWKPKDYTEKVRSQTN from the coding sequence ATGGTTAAAGTCAGTGTTTGTATTCCCACTTATAACCGTTCCCATTACCTTACCTATGCGGTTAATAGTGTTCTTAATCAAACCTATACCGATTTTGAATTAATTATCTGTGACGACGGTTCTCCTGATAATACCTCTGAAGTCGTTGCAGGATTTGAAGACAGACGAATTCATTATATTCGTCATGAGAAAAATATGGGAAGAAGTCGCAATATGCGATCGGGGTTTGAAGCATCTAAAGGAGACTATTTTATTAAGTTTGACGATGATGATGCCTTAACCCCAGAATTTCTAGAAAAAACAGTCAATATATTAGATAAAAATCCTCAAGTTGATTTTGTTTGTACTAACCATTGGGTGATTGATAAAGATAGCAAAAGGGTAGAGTCTGCCACCAAAGATAATGCAGTACGTTGGGGTAAAGATAAACTTGAAGAAGGCATTATTCACGACTTAGATTGGCAAACCTTTTATTATCAAAGTTTACAAGTAGGATCAACATTATTCCGTTTTTCTTGTTTAAAAGAAGTGGATTATATGGACCCAAAAGCAGACGGGTGTGAAGACTTTGACTTATTAGTTAGACTTGCATTAATTGGGAAAGTCAGCTATTTTTTACCCGACTATTTAATGGAATATCGTTTCCACGGAGGACAAACCAGTTTAGGACAAAATTTACACTTTTTACAGGCTAAATTATATTGTATTGAAAATTATAACTTTCAGAATCAAGCCTTAGAAAAACAACGTAAAATAAAATTAGCTCAAACCCAACAAGACTTAGGACTGAGATTAATTGAACAAGGAAAAACCCAACAAGGAAGAGAACTATTAAACTCATCAAAACAGGTTTTAGGAGTCTCAAAAAGAACTAATTTAGGGTTATTAATGTCCTATTTACCCCTTAAGTTACGGCAACTAATTTTAAAACAATTTCGTCAATGGAAACCAAAGGATTATACTGAAAAAGTACGCTCACAAACCAATTAG
- a CDS encoding 2Fe-2S iron-sulfur cluster-binding protein: protein MNSRQEEFSVTLINPKTQAQRTIQVASDQVILDIAKQQGIDLPACCCAAACTVCAGKVIEGTVEQTAQAVQFLGYALVDAGYVLTCAASPTSNCVILTDQEEEIF from the coding sequence ATGAACAGTCGCCAAGAAGAATTTTCGGTTACCCTGATTAACCCGAAAACTCAAGCCCAAAGAACCATTCAAGTTGCATCGGATCAGGTGATTTTAGATATCGCCAAACAACAGGGAATTGATCTTCCTGCTTGTTGTTGTGCAGCAGCTTGTACGGTTTGCGCCGGAAAAGTGATCGAAGGAACTGTTGAACAAACAGCCCAAGCGGTTCAGTTTTTAGGTTATGCTTTGGTCGATGCTGGTTATGTCTTAACTTGTGCTGCCTCTCCTACCTCTAATTGTGTAATCTTGACTGATCAAGAAGAAGAGATATTCTAA
- a CDS encoding Crp/Fnr family transcriptional regulator has protein sequence MKRRDSHYFNNKSEQIFSSESLLTSPKDPPFNNWQELYNWGRSHCRQRIFHKDQIIPTRPGLLYIVNKGAVRLMGLASVNEENKLTQHESIEEIFLGILGTERPFEIVEHSYSILRVEAHVNQTSVIWLYWHELVDSLNIYIQVLELFRQQHQNQLVWMSILAQKRTIDRLMGLLMLLATEEGEKTEKGYTLPYILTHAQIASAIGTTRVNVTRLMGQLRQQGVIEVDPNNRICWKYNTFETQFNL, from the coding sequence CAGTCATTACTTTAATAATAAATCAGAGCAAATCTTTTCTTCTGAATCATTATTAACTTCCCCCAAAGATCCCCCTTTTAATAATTGGCAAGAACTATATAACTGGGGGCGTTCCCATTGTCGTCAACGAATTTTCCATAAAGATCAAATTATTCCCACTCGTCCTGGTTTATTATATATTGTTAATAAAGGTGCTGTGCGATTGATGGGTTTAGCTTCTGTTAATGAAGAAAATAAACTGACACAGCATGAATCCATAGAAGAGATTTTTTTAGGTATTTTAGGCACCGAAAGACCCTTTGAAATTGTAGAACATTCTTATAGTATTCTTCGAGTAGAAGCTCATGTTAATCAAACCTCTGTCATTTGGTTATATTGGCATGAATTAGTTGACTCTTTAAATATTTATATTCAAGTTTTAGAATTATTTCGGCAACAACATCAAAATCAATTAGTATGGATGAGTATCTTAGCCCAAAAACGAACCATTGATCGCTTAATGGGGTTGTTAATGTTATTAGCAACAGAAGAAGGAGAAAAAACAGAAAAGGGTTATACTTTACCTTATATTTTAACCCATGCTCAAATTGCTAGTGCGATCGGAACAACCAGAGTTAATGTCACTCGTTTAATGGGACAACTGCGACAACAAGGGGTGATTGAAGTTGATCCCAATAATCGAATTTGTTGGAAATATAATACTTTTGAAACTCAATTTAATCTTTAA
- a CDS encoding serine/threonine-protein kinase, giving the protein MARYPDFSQYHYHIEQVLGKNTMGGRVTYLASHLHNQKTVVIKQYQFAKMGNWNSYRAHQSEIKVLRSLNLASIPRYLDSFETPNGFCLVQEYKQAQSLEQVKELTPPEIKQVALNVLEILIYLQKQNPPIIHGDIKPDNILIDQNNGLKIYLVNFGLAKIGSSELGMSRTLRGTVGFMPPEEMFNHQLTTASDLYSVGATVVCLLTNTPSQKINQLIAPHSYQLHYQHLLTHIHPRFRRWLRKMTAPKPSDRFTNALTAYQALEPLSIEGKATLLPRWPILHQYSLKSLVLGISILVALALVGMTGFMYWQGRTVRLLLTTKDCEGCYLRHLTLRQGNLMGAKLAEANLKDSNLKHSNLANADLRGVNLSNAYLKGVTLTGANLQGAILRGVNLMEANLQGANLEGANLEGAILNEANLTQTNFKFANLLNAKLKDTRLIKSNLEGANLGGANMEGANLEKAILPDGRLSQ; this is encoded by the coding sequence ATGGCTAGATATCCCGACTTTTCACAGTATCACTACCACATTGAGCAAGTCTTAGGAAAAAATACGATGGGAGGAAGGGTTACCTATTTAGCCTCCCATCTTCATAACCAAAAAACCGTAGTGATCAAACAATACCAATTCGCCAAAATGGGCAATTGGAATAGTTACCGCGCCCATCAATCAGAAATTAAAGTCCTGCGATCGCTCAATCTAGCTAGTATTCCCCGCTATCTTGACTCCTTTGAAACCCCTAACGGTTTTTGTTTAGTTCAAGAATATAAACAAGCACAGTCTCTAGAGCAAGTTAAAGAGTTAACCCCCCCAGAAATTAAACAAGTTGCCCTCAATGTTCTTGAAATCCTCATTTATCTACAAAAACAGAATCCTCCCATTATTCATGGGGATATCAAACCTGATAACATCTTAATTGATCAAAACAATGGGCTAAAAATTTACTTAGTTAACTTTGGGTTGGCCAAAATAGGTAGTTCCGAGTTAGGAATGAGTCGTACCCTTCGGGGGACGGTAGGGTTTATGCCCCCTGAAGAAATGTTTAACCATCAATTAACCACCGCTTCTGATCTTTATAGTGTAGGAGCGACAGTGGTTTGTCTATTAACGAATACTCCCTCCCAAAAGATCAATCAATTAATTGCTCCCCACAGTTATCAACTCCATTATCAACATCTCCTTACCCATATTCATCCTCGTTTTAGACGATGGTTAAGGAAAATGACAGCCCCCAAACCCAGCGATCGCTTTACCAATGCCCTAACCGCTTACCAAGCTTTAGAACCCTTAAGCATCGAGGGTAAAGCCACTCTGTTACCTCGTTGGCCAATTCTTCATCAGTATTCTCTCAAATCCCTTGTTTTAGGCATTAGTATTCTTGTAGCCTTGGCGTTAGTAGGGATGACGGGGTTTATGTATTGGCAAGGGCGTACTGTCAGATTATTGCTGACCACGAAAGACTGTGAGGGCTGTTATTTACGGCATTTGACCTTACGACAAGGAAATTTGATGGGGGCTAAGTTAGCTGAAGCTAATCTCAAAGATTCCAACCTTAAGCATTCTAACCTGGCAAACGCTGACTTAAGGGGAGTCAATCTCAGCAATGCTTACTTAAAAGGTGTTACCCTAACAGGAGCGAATTTACAAGGGGCTATTTTGCGAGGGGTTAATCTCATGGAAGCTAACTTACAAGGAGCCAACCTCGAAGGAGCGAATTTAGAAGGAGCTATTTTAAATGAGGCAAATTTAACCCAAACTAATTTTAAATTTGCTAACTTACTTAATGCTAAACTAAAAGACACACGACTGATTAAAAGTAACTTAGAAGGAGCCAATTTAGGGGGTGCCAATATGGAAGGGGCTAACCTAGAAAAAGCCATTTTACCTGATGGTCGCCTTTCTCAGTAG
- a CDS encoding Npun_R2821/Npun_R2822 family protein translates to MVPQGIYTLANDVVYDQLVALLNSIEVNVSSSLPICIIPYDNRLDKVKTEIKNRPNLSLFENQESIDRWEKFAHKVWEAHPRNQESKASRPRWYKGHLHRKFVAFDGEFDPFIFYEADNLAMKPIDDVLKKLEDYDFVFDDWEHRKPTENAALNIPIIEASGCYTEEQVRPKIHDASFFGSKKGLFPPQELAELEDKLIKQREVEWINRIGWWDDVFLYNYLTLRCERPIYNFTQSPNGQDRTGNCADADPFVSIDNVLYNEQGLKPIHRIHYMNYSSGSFARLCQGEDADINYKDTFLYYRFLKNPDQKPSQLIPPSSLTKATRKLQGIMGKIKRTIS, encoded by the coding sequence ATGGTACCTCAAGGAATTTATACCCTAGCCAATGATGTGGTTTACGATCAATTGGTAGCATTACTCAATAGTATTGAAGTCAATGTCAGTTCCTCCCTCCCTATTTGTATCATTCCCTATGATAATCGTTTAGATAAAGTCAAAACAGAGATCAAAAATCGACCGAATTTGAGTCTATTTGAGAATCAAGAATCCATTGACAGATGGGAAAAGTTTGCTCATAAAGTTTGGGAAGCTCATCCAAGAAATCAAGAAAGCAAAGCCAGTCGTCCAAGATGGTATAAGGGACATTTACATCGTAAATTTGTGGCGTTTGATGGTGAGTTTGATCCCTTTATTTTTTATGAAGCTGATAATTTGGCTATGAAACCCATTGACGATGTTTTGAAGAAATTAGAAGACTATGATTTTGTCTTTGATGACTGGGAACATCGTAAACCCACAGAAAACGCAGCCCTAAATATTCCTATTATAGAAGCCAGTGGTTGCTATACAGAAGAACAAGTTAGACCTAAAATTCATGATGCCAGTTTTTTTGGCTCGAAAAAAGGGTTATTCCCCCCCCAAGAATTAGCAGAATTAGAAGATAAATTAATTAAGCAAAGAGAGGTTGAATGGATTAATCGAATTGGCTGGTGGGATGATGTTTTTCTCTATAACTATCTAACTTTACGGTGCGAACGACCAATTTACAATTTTACCCAGAGTCCCAATGGACAAGATAGAACAGGAAATTGTGCCGATGCTGATCCTTTTGTCAGTATTGATAATGTCCTTTATAATGAGCAAGGATTAAAGCCCATTCATCGTATCCATTATATGAATTATTCTTCGGGATCTTTTGCTCGTTTATGTCAAGGAGAAGATGCAGATATTAACTATAAAGATACTTTTTTATATTATCGTTTTTTGAAAAATCCCGACCAAAAACCTAGTCAATTAATTCCGCCTAGTTCCCTGACGAAAGCAACTAGAAAACTGCAAGGAATTATGGGAAAAATTAAGCGCACCATCTCTTAA
- a CDS encoding ABC transporter ATP-binding protein: protein MVLARLQQLATYLRPHWRIITYGMVALLVVNGLGVYIPLLIRDSIDNLRQAFSFEEILRAVILIFILASISWAIRMLSRLCIFGVGRDVEFSLKQGIFEHLLTLEPAYFSRNTSGDLINRATSDVDNIRRLVGFALLSLANTIFAYGLTLPAMLAINVRLSLLAVAVYPLMLIAVQIFSRKLQQQQLDVQEKLSDVSQLIQEDMSGIALIKIYAQEENERRAFAQKNSQLLQANLKLAQTRNLLFPLIEALSYISLLLLLAFGTSAINQGIISIGDFVALLILVERLVFPTALLGFTITAYQRGEVSVDRVQAIFQTQPKIYNSANSFSVPIKSIKGQITAQDLTYTYPGEQKPAIKDINFIIEPGEIIAIVGPIGSGKTTLANSLPRLLDIEKEQLFLDGYDITELDLKTLRQAIAYVPQDSFLFSTTILNNIRYGDPLKEPFEVEYAAKQAQIHEEIFNFPQQYDTIVGERGITLSGGQRQRTSLGRALLMNSPVLILDDALSSVDNKTATNILNSLSQERQRTIIFISHQLSAAAQTDRIFVMDHGRIIQIGTHENLVNQPGLYQQLWQQHQLAETVG from the coding sequence ATGGTACTTGCAAGACTCCAACAACTGGCCACCTATCTCCGTCCCCATTGGCGTATTATTACTTATGGTATGGTAGCCTTACTTGTGGTGAACGGGTTAGGGGTCTATATACCCCTTTTAATTCGAGATAGTATTGATAATTTAAGACAAGCCTTTAGTTTTGAAGAAATTTTACGGGCTGTTATTCTTATTTTCATTTTAGCTTCCATTTCTTGGGCCATTCGGATGTTATCTCGCCTCTGTATTTTTGGAGTGGGACGGGATGTAGAGTTTAGTCTCAAACAAGGCATCTTTGAGCATTTATTGACCCTAGAACCAGCTTATTTTTCGAGAAATACATCGGGAGACTTAATTAACCGTGCTACCAGTGATGTAGACAATATTCGTCGTTTGGTGGGATTTGCTTTACTCAGTTTAGCCAATACCATTTTTGCTTATGGACTCACCCTCCCTGCGATGTTGGCCATTAATGTGCGTTTAAGTTTACTAGCTGTAGCGGTTTATCCCTTAATGTTAATTGCGGTACAGATATTCAGCCGAAAATTACAACAACAACAGTTAGATGTACAGGAAAAACTTTCTGATGTCAGTCAACTTATCCAAGAGGATATGAGTGGCATTGCTTTGATTAAAATTTATGCTCAAGAAGAGAACGAAAGACGAGCATTTGCTCAAAAAAATAGTCAACTTCTTCAGGCCAATTTAAAATTAGCTCAAACTCGTAATTTATTATTTCCATTAATTGAAGCATTATCTTATATCAGTCTTTTATTACTATTAGCTTTTGGTACATCAGCCATCAATCAAGGAATTATTAGTATTGGGGATTTTGTCGCTTTACTGATATTAGTAGAAAGGTTAGTTTTTCCTACTGCTTTATTAGGATTTACCATTACAGCTTATCAACGGGGAGAAGTGAGTGTTGATCGAGTTCAGGCTATCTTTCAAACTCAACCTAAAATTTATAATTCAGCTAATAGTTTTTCTGTACCAATAAAATCAATTAAAGGACAAATCACGGCCCAAGATTTAACTTATACTTATCCAGGGGAGCAAAAACCTGCCATTAAAGATATTAATTTCATCATTGAACCAGGGGAAATTATTGCCATTGTTGGCCCTATTGGTTCAGGAAAAACAACCCTAGCTAATAGTTTGCCCCGTCTATTAGATATTGAAAAAGAACAGTTATTTCTTGATGGTTACGATATCACAGAATTAGACCTGAAAACCTTACGGCAAGCCATTGCCTATGTTCCTCAAGATAGCTTTTTATTTAGTACCACAATTCTCAATAATATTCGTTATGGTGATCCCCTAAAAGAACCCTTTGAAGTAGAGTATGCAGCGAAACAAGCACAAATTCACGAAGAAATTTTTAACTTTCCTCAACAATATGATACCATCGTTGGCGAGAGAGGCATAACCTTATCTGGCGGACAACGTCAACGGACTTCTTTGGGACGAGCGTTATTGATGAATTCTCCAGTATTAATCTTAGATGATGCTCTTTCTAGTGTGGATAACAAAACAGCGACTAATATTTTAAATAGTCTCTCTCAAGAAAGACAAAGAACAATTATTTTTATTTCTCACCAACTCTCTGCTGCTGCACAAACTGACCGTATTTTTGTCATGGATCATGGGAGAATTATACAAATAGGAACCCATGAAAATTTAGTGAATCAACCTGGTCTTTATCAACAGTTATGGCAACAACATCAATTAGCAGAAACGGTTGGTTAA
- a CDS encoding glutathione S-transferase family protein, with amino-acid sequence MGLLIDGVWHDQWYDTKSTGGRFVRQQSQFRHWITQEGKEGFKAEENRYHLYVSYACPWAHRTLIFRAIKGLEAMISISVVHWFMGEYGWTFEPGEGVIFDPIHEANYLYEVYTKADENYTGRVTVPILWDKKTNTIVNNESSEIIRMLNSEFDHLGAKPGDYYPEALRDEIDQVNDRIYNTVNNGVYKAGFATTQDAYEEAFNPLFETLDWIEERLSHSRYLMGDQLTEADWRLFTTLVRFDPVYVGHFKCNKKRIADYPNLWGYVRELYQFPKVAETVNFKHIKGHYYQSHKTINPTGVVPVGPDIDFNYPHGRAV; translated from the coding sequence ATGGGATTATTAATTGATGGGGTTTGGCACGATCAATGGTACGATACAAAAAGTACAGGAGGGCGTTTTGTTCGCCAACAATCTCAATTTCGTCATTGGATAACCCAAGAGGGAAAAGAGGGATTTAAAGCCGAAGAAAACCGTTATCATTTATATGTTTCCTATGCTTGTCCTTGGGCCCACAGAACTTTAATTTTTCGGGCAATTAAAGGACTCGAAGCCATGATTTCTATCTCAGTTGTCCACTGGTTTATGGGGGAATATGGTTGGACATTTGAACCCGGAGAAGGGGTGATTTTTGATCCCATTCATGAAGCTAACTATTTATATGAAGTTTATACCAAAGCGGATGAAAACTATACAGGAAGGGTAACGGTTCCTATTTTATGGGACAAGAAAACGAATACCATTGTTAATAACGAATCTTCTGAAATTATTCGGATGCTTAACAGTGAATTTGATCATCTTGGGGCAAAACCTGGAGATTATTATCCAGAAGCGTTAAGAGACGAGATTGATCAAGTTAACGACAGAATTTATAATACAGTCAATAATGGGGTTTATAAAGCTGGATTTGCTACTACCCAAGACGCTTACGAAGAAGCCTTTAACCCCCTCTTTGAAACCTTAGATTGGATAGAAGAAAGACTATCTCATTCACGGTATTTAATGGGGGATCAATTAACAGAGGCAGACTGGCGATTATTTACCACTTTAGTGAGATTTGATCCGGTTTATGTGGGACATTTTAAATGTAATAAAAAGCGTATTGCTGACTATCCTAATTTATGGGGATATGTCAGAGAATTATATCAATTCCCCAAAGTAGCAGAAACGGTTAATTTTAAGCATATTAAAGGACATTATTATCAGAGTCATAAAACCATTAATCCCACAGGGGTTGTTCCTGTGGGACCCGATATTGATTTTAACTATCCTCATGGAAGGGCAGTTTAA
- a CDS encoding fatty acid desaturase, with protein sequence MTTLLPQSKPLVPPQLDGNIRLRDILKTLPSEVFVKNPRKAWFKVILTVSMVALGWAALAVSPWYLLPILWAFTGTAMTGLFVIGHDCGHRSFSNNNWVNDFVGHTVFLPLFYPFHGWRILHNHHHKHTNKLDVDNAWDPFMPEFYETFSAFEKWGYRQLRGRFWWFASVVHWAKIHFDWTKFEGKDREQIRFSALVVIIAAIIAFPIAFATLGVWGVIKFWLLPWLVFHFWMSTFTLVHHTVPNIPFKKEEEWNEAEAQLCGTVHCDYPRWVEILCHDINVHIPHHISTGIPSYNLRLAHESLKENWGDYLCELRFSWPLMNEITTQCHLYHPETNYQSFQQHYQNKK encoded by the coding sequence ATGACAACATTGCTCCCTCAATCTAAACCGTTAGTTCCTCCTCAATTGGATGGGAATATTCGGTTGCGTGACATTTTAAAAACATTACCCTCAGAAGTCTTTGTTAAAAACCCCCGAAAAGCCTGGTTTAAGGTGATTCTTACAGTTTCTATGGTAGCTTTAGGATGGGCTGCTTTGGCCGTTTCTCCTTGGTACTTACTGCCTATTTTATGGGCTTTTACAGGAACAGCCATGACAGGATTATTTGTCATTGGCCATGATTGTGGACATCGTTCTTTTTCTAATAATAATTGGGTCAATGATTTCGTTGGCCATACTGTTTTTTTACCGCTATTTTATCCTTTTCATGGTTGGCGTATTCTCCACAATCATCATCACAAGCATACCAATAAATTAGATGTTGATAACGCTTGGGACCCATTTATGCCAGAATTTTATGAGACTTTTTCTGCTTTTGAAAAGTGGGGATATCGACAGTTACGAGGTCGTTTTTGGTGGTTCGCTTCTGTGGTTCACTGGGCGAAAATTCATTTTGACTGGACTAAATTTGAAGGAAAAGACAGAGAACAAATTCGCTTTTCTGCTTTAGTGGTTATTATAGCTGCTATTATTGCCTTTCCCATTGCCTTCGCTACCTTAGGAGTATGGGGTGTTATCAAATTTTGGTTGTTACCTTGGTTAGTGTTTCATTTTTGGATGAGTACCTTTACTTTAGTCCATCATACAGTTCCGAATATTCCCTTTAAGAAAGAAGAAGAGTGGAACGAAGCAGAAGCTCAATTATGTGGTACGGTTCACTGTGATTATCCCCGTTGGGTAGAAATTCTTTGTCATGACATTAACGTTCATATTCCCCATCACATTTCTACGGGAATACCGAGCTATAATTTGCGTTTAGCCCATGAAAGTTTAAAGGAAAACTGGGGTGATTATTTGTGTGAACTTCGCTTTTCTTGGCCGTTAATGAATGAGATTACAACTCAATGTCATCTTTATCATCCTGAGACAAACTATCAGAGTTTTCAACAACATTATCAGAATAAAAAATAG